A single region of the Pseudomonas sp. VD-NE ins genome encodes:
- a CDS encoding IS3 family transposase (programmed frameshift) — MGKRYDNDFKDWVVLQMMPPLNRSVAELASALNLTPQSLRNWRQMARDKGLIVPGNGKTSDQWSSADKFNAVMETAPLSEVEISQYCRIKGIYPEQIQQWRVACQNANPVVDLSSRTSKTAEQRRIKILERQLIQSDASRAEAVALLGAQKKSQCDLGQGQGRLINASDRTQAMKLIADAVLNGARRYRACNELGLSLRTVQRWQHSSCDGRQLAQRAAPANKLSDTERQAVLDAANQAGYASLTPHQIVPKLADEGIYLASESTFYRVLKAVNQNVRRGRAKAPKRRVLTTHRADGPNQVWCWDITWLPSTVKGRFFYWYMVKDVYSRKLVANEVHEVESAEHACELLTKGCLREHTAGRPLVLHSDNGHVMRGSLLRESMVALGVEPSFSRPRVSNDNAYAEALFRTAKYCPLWPDQPFDTVTDARLWVQTFIEWYNEDHRHSALKYVTPNQRHEGKATALLQARTELYEDAREANPSRWSTRTRNWKLADAVYLNPERPEIKGVMG, encoded by the exons ATGGGCAAACGCTACGACAACGACTTCAAAGATTGGGTCGTTCTGCAAATGATGCCGCCACTCAATCGATCAGTGGCGGAACTTGCCTCTGCACTCAATCTCACGCCACAGTCACTGCGAAACTGGAGACAAATGGCTAGAGACAAAGGCTTAATTGTTCCGGGAAACGGCAAGACCAGTGACCAATGGTCTAGCGCCGATAAATTCAATGCCGTCATGGAAACCGCGCCGTTGAGCGAGGTCGAGATCTCTCAATATTGCCGAATCAAAGGCATTTACCCTGAGCAAATCCAACAGTGGCGAGTGGCATGCCAAAACGCTAATCCCGTTGTTGATCTCTCCTCTCGAACTTCAAAAACGGCCGAGCAACGGCGCATCAAAATACTTGAGCGCCAACTGATTCAGTCTGATGCCAGTCGTGCAGAGGCGGTGGCGTTGCTGG GAGCTCAGAAAAAAAGCCAATGCGATCTGGGGCAAGGACAAGGAAGACTGATCAACGCCTCTGATCGTACGCAAGCCATGAAGTTGATTGCCGACGCAGTGCTGAATGGCGCTCGTCGATACCGCGCTTGCAATGAACTGGGTCTGAGCCTGCGCACAGTTCAACGCTGGCAACACTCGTCGTGTGACGGACGACAGTTGGCTCAACGTGCAGCTCCGGCTAACAAGCTCAGTGATACGGAGCGTCAAGCGGTGCTGGATGCTGCCAATCAGGCTGGCTACGCCAGCCTGACCCCACACCAAATCGTGCCTAAGCTGGCCGATGAAGGCATTTATCTGGCTTCGGAGTCGACGTTTTATCGTGTGTTGAAAGCCGTCAATCAAAACGTCCGTCGCGGCCGGGCCAAAGCCCCAAAACGCAGAGTACTGACGACGCATCGCGCTGATGGCCCCAATCAGGTGTGGTGCTGGGACATCACCTGGTTGCCGAGCACAGTGAAGGGCCGTTTTTTCTACTGGTACATGGTCAAGGACGTCTACAGCCGCAAACTGGTCGCCAATGAAGTCCACGAGGTGGAGAGCGCCGAACACGCCTGTGAACTGCTCACAAAGGGATGTTTACGGGAACATACTGCAGGTCGTCCGCTGGTGTTGCACTCAGATAATGGACACGTGATGAGAGGTTCTTTGTTGCGTGAAAGCATGGTCGCGCTGGGTGTAGAACCTTCTTTTAGCCGGCCAAGAGTGAGCAATGACAACGCTTACGCCGAAGCACTTTTTCGCACTGCAAAGTACTGCCCGCTTTGGCCCGATCAACCATTTGATACGGTCACTGATGCAAGGCTTTGGGTGCAGACGTTCATCGAGTGGTACAACGAAGATCACCGCCACAGCGCCTTGAAATACGTCACGCCAAACCAACGGCACGAGGGCAAAGCAACCGCCCTATTACAAGCTAGAACAGAGCTTTATGAGGATGCCAGGGAAGCTAATCCAAGCCGCTGGAGTACTCGAACACGAAACTGGAAACTGGCAGACGCAGTTTATTTAAACCCAGAACGCCCTGAAATTAAGGGCGTAATGGGCTAG
- the ccoO gene encoding cytochrome-c oxidase, cbb3-type subunit II has protein sequence MKHETIEKNVGLLMLLMVFAVSIGGLTQIVPLFFQDVTNKPVEGMKPYTALQLEGRDIYIREGCVGCHSQMIRPFRAETERYGHYSVAGESVWDHPFLWGSKRTGPDLARVGARYSDDWHRAHLYNPRNVVPESKMPAYPWLVTQAVDSSHTETKLKTMRTLGVPYTDDDISGAVASLKGKTEMDALVSYLQVLGTAIKSKR, from the coding sequence ATGAAACACGAAACGATTGAAAAGAACGTCGGCCTGTTGATGTTGCTCATGGTCTTTGCCGTGAGCATCGGCGGCCTGACCCAGATCGTCCCGCTGTTCTTCCAGGACGTCACCAACAAGCCGGTGGAAGGCATGAAGCCCTACACCGCGCTGCAACTGGAAGGTCGCGACATCTATATCCGCGAAGGCTGCGTCGGTTGCCACTCGCAGATGATCCGCCCGTTCCGCGCCGAAACCGAACGCTACGGGCACTACTCGGTAGCGGGCGAAAGCGTTTGGGATCACCCGTTCCTGTGGGGTTCGAAGCGTACCGGTCCGGATCTGGCCCGGGTCGGCGCGCGTTACTCGGATGACTGGCACCGCGCGCACTTGTACAACCCGCGCAACGTCGTACCGGAATCGAAAATGCCGGCCTACCCGTGGCTGGTCACGCAAGCGGTCGACAGCAGCCACACCGAAACCAAGCTCAAGACCATGCGCACCCTCGGCGTGCCGTACACCGACGACGACATCAGCGGCGCGGTGGCCAGCCTCAAGGGCAAGACCGAAATGGACGCCCTCGTCTCCTACCTGCAAGTGCTCGGCACTGCGATCAAGAGCAAGAGGTGA
- a CDS encoding methyl-accepting chemotaxis protein, whose protein sequence is MRNNQPITQRERTFPAQQRLISTTDAKGVITYCNDAFVEISGFSREELIRAPHNLVRHPDVPAAVFSHMWGTLKQGLPWMGIVKNRCKTGDHYWVNAYVTPVFDGNQVVGYESVRIKPTAEQIRRAEALYQRINQGKSAIPSSDKWLPVLQDWLPFILVSQLSFVIGATLNSQWGFALAAGLSVPLGLMGLQWQQRGLKRLLRLAEQTTSDPLIAQMYTDSRGAQARLEMSILSQEARLKTCLTRLQDTAEHLTDQAKQSDALAHNSSTGLERQRVETEQVATAVNQMAATTQEVASHVQRTADATQEANRLTGRGRDIAGETREAIQRLSVVVGETGLTVTQLAKDSDEIGGVVDVIKGIADQTNLLALNAAIEAARAGEMGRGFAVVADEVRQLAQRTSESTGQIHALIAKLQQTASSAVQTMEAGHRQAEEGVARVLEADQALVGISEAVANITDMTTQIAAATEEQSAVAEEISRNISNISELADQTSEQAHNSALLSEELTKTANTQYSLVERFNR, encoded by the coding sequence ATGCGTAACAACCAGCCCATTACACAACGCGAACGGACTTTCCCGGCTCAGCAGCGGTTGATTTCCACAACCGACGCCAAGGGCGTGATCACCTACTGCAACGATGCGTTCGTCGAGATCAGCGGGTTTTCGCGTGAAGAGCTGATCCGTGCGCCGCACAACCTGGTCCGTCACCCCGACGTCCCGGCTGCGGTGTTTTCGCACATGTGGGGCACACTGAAACAAGGCTTGCCATGGATGGGCATTGTCAAGAATCGCTGCAAGACCGGTGACCATTACTGGGTTAACGCCTATGTCACGCCGGTGTTCGACGGCAATCAGGTGGTCGGTTACGAGTCGGTGCGGATCAAACCCACCGCCGAGCAGATCCGCCGTGCCGAAGCGCTTTACCAACGCATCAACCAGGGCAAGTCGGCGATCCCTTCCAGCGATAAATGGCTGCCGGTGCTGCAAGACTGGCTGCCGTTCATTCTGGTCAGCCAACTGAGCTTCGTGATCGGCGCCACCCTGAACTCGCAGTGGGGCTTCGCCCTCGCCGCCGGTCTGTCGGTGCCACTGGGCCTGATGGGCCTGCAATGGCAGCAACGCGGGCTCAAGCGCCTGCTGCGCCTGGCCGAGCAGACCACCTCCGACCCGCTGATCGCGCAGATGTACACCGACAGCCGTGGCGCCCAGGCGCGTCTGGAAATGTCGATCCTCAGCCAGGAAGCACGCCTGAAAACCTGCCTGACCCGTCTGCAGGACACCGCCGAACACCTGACCGATCAGGCCAAGCAGTCCGACGCCCTGGCGCACAACAGCTCCACCGGCCTGGAACGTCAGCGCGTGGAAACCGAACAGGTCGCCACCGCCGTCAACCAGATGGCCGCGACGACTCAGGAAGTGGCGAGCCACGTACAGCGCACTGCTGACGCCACTCAGGAAGCCAATCGCCTGACCGGTCGCGGCCGTGACATCGCCGGTGAAACCCGCGAAGCCATTCAGCGTTTGTCGGTCGTCGTTGGCGAAACCGGTCTGACCGTGACCCAACTGGCCAAGGACAGCGACGAAATCGGCGGCGTGGTTGATGTGATCAAAGGCATCGCCGACCAGACCAACCTGCTCGCGCTCAACGCTGCGATTGAAGCCGCGCGTGCCGGTGAGATGGGTCGTGGTTTTGCCGTGGTGGCTGACGAAGTGCGTCAACTGGCGCAACGCACCAGCGAATCGACCGGACAGATTCACGCCCTGATCGCCAAGTTGCAGCAAACGGCTTCGAGCGCCGTGCAGACCATGGAAGCCGGGCATCGTCAGGCCGAAGAAGGTGTGGCTCGGGTGCTGGAAGCGGATCAGGCATTGGTCGGCATCAGTGAAGCGGTGGCCAACATCACCGACATGACCACGCAGATTGCTGCGGCAACGGAAGAGCAAAGTGCGGTGGCTGAAGAGATCAGCCGCAACATCAGCAATATTTCGGAACTGGCGGATCAGACCTCGGAACAGGCGCATAACTCGGCGTTGCTGAGTGAAGAGCTGACGAAGACGGCGAATACGCAGTACTCGTTGGTGGAGCGGTTTAACCGCTGA
- a CDS encoding alpha/beta family hydrolase, translated as MDKQHKASIDGDQWAQCVLDHGWLWNAASGEVSATLILAHGAGAPMDSDWMNDMAGRLAGLGVNVLRFEFPYMAQRRVDGVKRPPNPAGKLQECWREVYAEVRRHVAGVLAIGGKSMGGRMASLLADGLGADALVCLGYPFYAVGKPEKPRVEHLASLQTRTLVVQGERDALGNREAVEGYTLSPSIEVAWLAAGDHDLKPLKVSGFTHEQHLASAAQKVAEFLSK; from the coding sequence ATGGACAAACAGCACAAGGCCAGTATTGACGGGGATCAATGGGCGCAGTGCGTGCTCGATCATGGATGGCTTTGGAACGCCGCCAGTGGTGAGGTTTCGGCGACGTTGATCCTGGCCCACGGCGCTGGTGCGCCGATGGACAGTGACTGGATGAACGATATGGCTGGGCGCCTTGCCGGGCTTGGGGTGAATGTGTTGCGGTTTGAGTTTCCTTATATGGCGCAGCGGCGGGTGGATGGGGTGAAGCGGCCGCCGAATCCTGCGGGGAAATTGCAGGAGTGTTGGCGTGAGGTGTATGCCGAGGTGCGGCGTCATGTCGCTGGGGTTTTGGCCATTGGCGGGAAGTCGATGGGTGGGCGGATGGCGAGTCTTTTGGCTGACGGATTGGGTGCCGATGCGTTGGTGTGTTTGGGCTATCCGTTTTATGCGGTGGGGAAGCCGGAGAAGCCTCGGGTTGAGCATTTGGCTTCTTTGCAGACGCGGACTTTGGTTGTGCAAGGCGAGCGGGATGCGCTGGGCAATCGTGAGGCGGTTGAGGGTTATACCTTGTCACCGAGTATTGAGGTGGCGTGGTTAGCGGCCGGGGATCATGACCTCAAGCCATTAAAGGTTTCCGGGTTTACCCATGAACAGCATTTGGCCAGCGCCGCGCAGAAAGTAGCCGAGTTTCTCAGCAAGTGA
- the inhA gene encoding isonitrile hydratase — protein MTLQIGFLLFPQVQQLDLTGPYDVLASLPGVQVHLIWKDLMPVTASTGLLLKPTTTFEDCPDLDVICVPGGGGVGALMEDEVTLTFIKRQAAQAKYVTSVCTGSLVLGAAGLLQGKRATTHWAYHDLLPTLGAIAVKDRVVRDGNLFTGGGITAGIDFALVLAEELVSADAAQLIQLQLEYAPAPPFNSGSPETAPGAIVDEARLRAAPSLKLRTEITERAAAKLNLH, from the coding sequence ATGACGTTGCAGATCGGTTTTCTGTTGTTTCCGCAAGTTCAGCAACTTGACTTGACCGGGCCCTATGACGTGCTCGCCTCGCTGCCGGGCGTGCAGGTGCATCTGATCTGGAAGGATCTGATGCCGGTGACCGCCAGCACCGGTCTGCTACTGAAACCCACCACCACGTTCGAGGACTGTCCGGATCTGGATGTGATCTGTGTGCCCGGTGGCGGCGGTGTCGGCGCTTTGATGGAAGATGAGGTGACGCTGACCTTCATCAAGCGTCAGGCTGCTCAGGCGAAATACGTGACATCGGTATGTACCGGTTCGCTGGTGCTCGGCGCGGCGGGCCTGCTGCAAGGCAAACGCGCGACCACGCATTGGGCGTATCACGATCTGCTGCCGACGCTGGGGGCGATCGCGGTGAAGGATCGGGTGGTGCGTGACGGCAATCTGTTTACGGGTGGCGGGATTACGGCGGGGATTGATTTTGCCTTGGTGTTGGCTGAAGAGTTGGTGAGTGCCGACGCGGCGCAACTGATCCAGTTGCAATTGGAATATGCCCCGGCACCGCCGTTCAATTCCGGCAGCCCGGAGACTGCGCCGGGTGCGATTGTCGATGAGGCCCGCCTGCGCGCCGCGCCATCGCTGAAGCTGCGCACGGAAATTACCGAGCGCGCGGCCGCGAAACTCAACCTGCACTGA
- the ccoN gene encoding cytochrome-c oxidase, cbb3-type subunit I translates to MNTSISTAYNYKVVRQFAIMTVVWGIVGMGLGVFLAAQLVWPELNFNLPWTSFGRLRPLHTNAVIFAFGGCALFASSFYSVQRTCQTQLFAPKIAAFCFWGWQLVILLAAISLPLGYTSSKEYAELEWPIDILITIVWVAYAIVFFGTIMQRKTKHIYVGNWFFGAFIITVAILHIVNNLELPVSFTKSYSVYAGATDAMVQWWYGHNAVGFFLTAGFLGMMYYFVPKQAERPVYSYRLSIVHFWALITLYIWAGPHHLHYTALPDWAQSLGMVMSLILLAPSWGGMINGMMTLSGAWHKLRSDPILRFLVVSLAFYGMSTFEGPMMAIKTVNALSHYTDWTIGHVHAGALGWVAMISIGALYHMIPKIFGKAQMHSVGLINAHFWLATIGTVLYIASMWVNGIAQGLMWRAVNEDGTLTYSFVETLVASHPGFVVRLIGGAIFLSGMFLMAYNTWRTVRASQPADVVAAAQMA, encoded by the coding sequence ATGAACACTTCTATCAGTACCGCCTACAACTACAAGGTGGTCCGCCAATTCGCCATTATGACGGTGGTGTGGGGCATCGTCGGCATGGGCCTCGGGGTTTTTCTCGCGGCCCAATTGGTCTGGCCCGAACTCAACTTCAATTTGCCCTGGACCAGTTTCGGCCGTCTGCGCCCGCTGCACACCAACGCGGTGATCTTCGCGTTCGGTGGCTGTGCGCTGTTCGCCAGTTCGTTCTACTCGGTGCAACGCACCTGCCAGACCCAATTGTTTGCACCAAAAATCGCCGCGTTCTGCTTCTGGGGCTGGCAGCTTGTAATTCTATTGGCAGCCATCAGCCTGCCACTGGGTTACACCAGCTCCAAGGAATACGCCGAGCTGGAATGGCCGATCGACATCCTGATCACCATCGTCTGGGTCGCCTACGCCATCGTGTTCTTCGGCACGATCATGCAGCGCAAAACCAAGCACATTTATGTGGGCAACTGGTTCTTCGGCGCGTTCATCATCACCGTGGCGATTCTGCACATCGTCAATAACCTTGAGTTGCCGGTGAGTTTCACCAAGTCGTACTCGGTGTACGCCGGTGCAACCGACGCGATGGTGCAATGGTGGTACGGCCACAATGCCGTAGGCTTTTTCCTCACCGCCGGTTTCCTCGGGATGATGTACTACTTCGTGCCGAAACAGGCAGAACGTCCGGTGTACTCGTATCGCCTGTCGATCGTGCACTTCTGGGCGCTGATCACCTTGTACATCTGGGCCGGCCCGCACCACTTGCACTACACCGCGCTGCCGGACTGGGCGCAGTCGCTGGGCATGGTGATGTCGCTGATTCTGCTGGCACCGAGCTGGGGCGGCATGATCAACGGCATGATGACCCTCTCGGGCGCGTGGCATAAGTTGCGCAGCGACCCGATCCTGCGTTTCCTCGTGGTCTCGCTGGCGTTCTACGGCATGTCGACGTTCGAAGGTCCGATGATGGCGATCAAGACCGTCAACGCCCTCTCCCACTACACCGACTGGACCATCGGCCACGTTCACGCTGGCGCCCTCGGTTGGGTGGCGATGATTTCCATCGGCGCGCTGTACCACATGATCCCGAAAATCTTCGGCAAGGCGCAGATGCACAGCGTCGGTTTGATCAACGCGCACTTCTGGCTCGCGACCATCGGCACCGTGCTCTACATCGCGTCGATGTGGGTCAACGGCATCGCCCAGGGCCTGATGTGGCGCGCGGTGAACGAGGACGGCACGTTGACCTATTCCTTCGTCGAAACCCTGGTGGCCAGCCACCCAGGCTTCGTCGTGCGGCTGATCGGTGGGGCGATCTTCCTCAGCGGCATGTTCCTGATGGCTTACAACACCTGGCGCACCGTGCGGGCCTCGCAGCCTGCTGACGTCGTCGCTGCCGCGCAGATGGCCTGA
- a CDS encoding cbb3-type cytochrome oxidase subunit 3 has translation MVIEMSTGLIRGLGTVVVFVAFVGLTLWVFNRKRTPEFAEARLLPFADEPQPDTTPVNETRSTRP, from the coding sequence ATGGTCATTGAAATGAGCACAGGGCTGATCCGTGGTTTAGGCACCGTTGTCGTGTTTGTAGCTTTCGTCGGTTTGACTTTGTGGGTGTTCAACCGCAAGCGCACCCCGGAGTTCGCCGAAGCGCGTCTGCTGCCGTTCGCCGACGAGCCGCAACCCGACACAACCCCAGTAAATGAGACAAGGAGTACCCGGCCATGA
- a CDS encoding DUF6124 family protein has protein sequence MFKATPNPPGIDPTPHDPALESQKTKEATDRALDYYLRPEALAAPPNSPKFRPVYLVDPTLDDETLLVEASESLSYAHAMAGNIANSIGGPERKPLLALQQVIMLNELLVNRLLDKLKLPQ, from the coding sequence ATGTTCAAAGCCACGCCAAACCCTCCGGGCATCGACCCAACCCCTCACGACCCAGCGCTTGAGTCTCAAAAGACAAAAGAAGCGACGGATCGCGCCCTCGACTACTACCTCCGACCCGAAGCCCTGGCGGCCCCGCCAAACTCGCCCAAGTTTCGCCCCGTCTATCTCGTCGACCCCACGCTGGACGACGAAACCCTGCTGGTCGAGGCGAGCGAGTCGCTTTCATACGCCCATGCCATGGCCGGCAATATCGCCAACTCAATCGGTGGCCCGGAGCGCAAACCGCTGCTGGCGCTGCAACAGGTGATCATGCTCAACGAGCTGTTGGTCAATCGACTATTGGATAAGCTGAAGTTGCCTCAGTAA
- a CDS encoding CPBP family intramembrane glutamic endopeptidase, which translates to MKALPWLYLALLSVGYGWALSFGHLGWLALLSVGLLVFAGFAVRQQQVPVARFLGHGLFIVLALALALHWLPGFANGRAIDPQRFTDNAVPFSMYLNLDKPLIGFWLLLVCPWIVGRRSLRLSVYATALALALSAILALGGALLLGVIAWAPKWPDQAWLWVLNNLLLVTLVEEALFRGYIQGGLSQRFKHLPYGENLALLLASLLFGLVHVGAGWTWVLLAGLAGVGYGLAYRFGGLGAAIATHFGLNLLHFGLFTYPMLAG; encoded by the coding sequence ATGAAGGCTTTGCCATGGCTCTATCTGGCACTTCTCAGCGTCGGTTATGGATGGGCGCTGAGTTTCGGCCACCTCGGCTGGCTCGCTTTGCTTTCCGTTGGGCTGCTGGTGTTCGCAGGCTTTGCCGTGCGCCAACAACAGGTGCCGGTCGCGCGGTTTCTCGGTCATGGCCTGTTTATCGTGCTGGCTTTGGCGCTGGCCCTGCACTGGCTGCCGGGTTTCGCCAACGGTCGCGCCATTGACCCGCAGCGCTTCACCGACAACGCCGTGCCGTTTTCGATGTACCTGAATCTCGACAAACCACTGATTGGCTTCTGGCTGCTGCTGGTCTGCCCGTGGATTGTCGGGCGCCGCTCGTTGCGCCTGAGCGTCTACGCCACCGCCCTCGCCTTGGCGCTCAGTGCGATTCTGGCCCTCGGCGGTGCGCTGTTGCTGGGTGTGATTGCCTGGGCGCCGAAGTGGCCGGATCAGGCATGGCTGTGGGTGCTGAACAACCTGCTGCTGGTGACCTTGGTCGAGGAAGCACTGTTTCGCGGCTATATACAGGGCGGTCTCAGTCAGCGTTTCAAACACCTGCCTTACGGTGAAAACCTTGCCCTGCTGCTGGCCTCGTTGCTGTTCGGCCTGGTGCATGTCGGTGCTGGCTGGACCTGGGTGTTGCTGGCAGGCCTGGCGGGTGTCGGCTATGGTCTGGCCTACCGTTTTGGCGGACTCGGCGCAGCGATAGCCACGCACTTCGGCCTGAACCTGCTGCACTTCGGCCTGTTCACTTATCCGATGCTCGCCGGCTGA
- the ccoP gene encoding cytochrome-c oxidase, cbb3-type subunit III, with protein MTTFWSTWICVLTIGSLIGLTWLLIGTRRGETKGSVDQTMGHSFDGIEEYDNPLPQWWFMLFAGTLVFSVGYLILYPGLGNWKGILPGYEDGWTGVHEWEKEMNKADAKFGPIFAKFAAMPVEEVAKDPQALKMGGRLFASNCSVCHGSDAKGAFGFPNLADSDWRWGGDADTIKTTIMGGRMAAMPAWGEVLGEAGVKNVAAYVRHELAGLPLPADNKADLQAGQQAFSTTCVACHGATGHGTEAMGAPNLTHPAGFIYGTSLTQLEQTIRHGRQGHMPAQNELLGNDKVQLLAAYVYSLSHRLNTEKLITEDNK; from the coding sequence ATGACCACCTTCTGGAGTACGTGGATCTGCGTACTGACCATCGGCAGCCTGATCGGCCTGACATGGCTGCTGATCGGCACCCGCCGGGGCGAGACCAAGGGCAGCGTCGACCAGACCATGGGCCACAGCTTCGACGGCATCGAGGAGTACGACAACCCGCTGCCGCAGTGGTGGTTCATGCTGTTCGCCGGCACGCTGGTGTTTTCCGTGGGCTATCTGATCCTCTATCCGGGCCTGGGCAACTGGAAAGGCATCCTGCCGGGATACGAGGATGGCTGGACCGGCGTGCACGAGTGGGAAAAGGAAATGAACAAGGCCGACGCCAAATTCGGGCCGATCTTCGCCAAGTTCGCCGCCATGCCGGTGGAAGAAGTGGCGAAGGATCCGCAGGCGCTGAAAATGGGTGGCCGCTTGTTCGCCTCCAACTGTTCGGTGTGCCATGGCTCAGACGCCAAAGGTGCGTTCGGTTTCCCTAACCTCGCCGACAGTGACTGGCGCTGGGGCGGCGACGCCGACACCATCAAGACCACCATCATGGGTGGCCGGATGGCGGCGATGCCGGCCTGGGGCGAAGTGTTGGGCGAGGCCGGGGTGAAGAACGTGGCCGCTTATGTGCGTCATGAACTGGCCGGCCTGCCATTGCCCGCCGACAACAAGGCTGACCTGCAAGCCGGACAGCAAGCGTTCAGCACCACGTGCGTAGCCTGTCATGGGGCAACCGGCCACGGCACTGAAGCCATGGGCGCGCCGAATCTGACGCACCCGGCCGGGTTTATCTATGGCACCAGCCTGACTCAACTCGAGCAGACCATTCGCCATGGTCGCCAGGGCCACATGCCGGCGCAGAACGAGCTGTTGGGCAACGATAAAGTGCAATTGCTCGCCGCTTATGTGTACAGCTTGTCGCACAGATTGAATACAGAAAAACTGATTACCGAAGACAACAAATAG
- the ccoN gene encoding cytochrome-c oxidase, cbb3-type subunit I gives MSTAISPTAYNYKVVRQFAIMTVVWGILGMGLGVFIASQLVWPELNFGLPWTSFGRLRPLHTNLVIFAFGGCALFATSYYVVQRTCQTRLISDSLAAFTFWGWQAVIVGAIITLPLGYTTTKEYAELEWPIAILLAIVWVTYGLVFFGTITKRKTKHIYVGNWFYGAFIVVTAMLHIVNHMSLPVNLFKSYSAYSGATDAMIQWWYGHNAVGFFLTTGFLGMMYYFVPKQAERPIYSYRLSIVHFWALITLYIWAGPHHLHYTALPDWAQSLGMAMSIILLAPSWGGMINGMMTLSGAWHKLRTDPILRFLVVSLAFYGMSTFEGPMMAIKTVNSLSHYTDWTIGHVHAGALGWVAMISIGAIYHMIPRLFGRAQMHSVGLINAHFWLATIGTVLYIASMWVNGITQGLMWRAINDDGTLTYSFVEALQASHPGYIVRALGGAFFASGMFLMAYNVWRTVCASNPVEAEAAAQIAVVGAH, from the coding sequence ATGAGCACAGCAATCAGTCCGACTGCTTATAACTATAAGGTAGTCCGCCAGTTCGCCATCATGACGGTGGTCTGGGGGATCCTTGGCATGGGGCTCGGTGTCTTCATCGCCTCGCAACTGGTCTGGCCGGAGTTGAACTTCGGTCTGCCGTGGACGAGCTTTGGACGCCTGCGCCCGTTGCACACAAACCTGGTGATTTTCGCCTTCGGTGGTTGTGCACTATTTGCCACTTCCTACTATGTCGTGCAGCGAACCTGCCAGACGCGACTGATCTCCGACAGCCTCGCGGCCTTCACCTTCTGGGGCTGGCAAGCGGTCATCGTCGGCGCGATCATTACCTTGCCGCTGGGTTACACCACCACCAAGGAATACGCGGAACTGGAATGGCCGATCGCCATTTTGCTGGCCATTGTCTGGGTCACCTACGGTCTGGTGTTCTTCGGCACCATCACCAAGCGCAAAACCAAGCACATCTATGTCGGTAACTGGTTCTACGGCGCGTTCATCGTCGTGACCGCGATGCTGCACATCGTCAACCACATGTCGCTGCCAGTGAACCTGTTCAAGTCCTACTCCGCCTACTCGGGCGCGACAGATGCGATGATCCAGTGGTGGTACGGCCACAACGCGGTGGGCTTCTTCCTGACCACCGGTTTCCTCGGGATGATGTATTACTTCGTGCCGAAACAGGCCGAACGTCCGATCTACTCCTATCGCCTGTCGATCGTGCACTTCTGGGCACTGATCACCCTGTACATCTGGGCCGGCCCGCACCACTTGCACTACACCGCCCTGCCGGATTGGGCACAATCTTTGGGCATGGCCATGTCGATCATTCTGCTGGCGCCAAGTTGGGGCGGCATGATCAACGGCATGATGACCCTGTCGGGCGCCTGGCATAAGCTGCGCACCGACCCGATCCTGCGTTTCCTCGTGGTATCGCTGGCGTTCTACGGCATGTCGACCTTCGAAGGGCCGATGATGGCGATCAAGACCGTCAACTCGCTCTCGCACTACACCGACTGGACCATCGGCCACGTACACGCCGGCGCGCTGGGCTGGGTGGCGATGATCTCGATTGGCGCGATCTACCACATGATTCCGCGCCTGTTCGGCCGTGCGCAGATGCACAGCGTCGGCCTGATCAACGCGCACTTCTGGCTCGCGACCATCGGCACCGTGCTGTACATCGCTTCGATGTGGGTCAACGGCATTACTCAGGGCCTGATGTGGCGTGCGATCAACGACGACGGCACCCTCACCTACTCGTTCGTTGAAGCGCTGCAAGCCAGCCACCCGGGCTACATCGTCCGTGCGCTGGGCGGTGCGTTCTTCGCCAGCGGCATGTTCCTGATGGCTTACAACGTCTGGCGCACCGTGTGCGCCTCGAACCCGGTTGAAGCTGAAGCCGCTGCCCAGATCGCTGTCGTTGGAGCTCACTGA